One part of the Terrimicrobium sacchariphilum genome encodes these proteins:
- a CDS encoding glycoside hydrolase family 16 protein: protein MKPLLLIPVLCLPTLLLGESSLPSPTTEAPSRPVIDLSAPGADKLLEPSHASQVQVQPATDGKGIDVSVAAGPAGFPGVRIVPSTGAFDLSGAGFVEARVTNTGSAIISATLRMDSGENSASGSAYLKPGETGAARAYFASPGKGSNPLDAARITQILIFIGKNETTARAFRIDSLSAGGREGDTLPINPNTVRVKPQGGVIFSPSVPVSPGSQLTGRNGAKAEVTGNKTIGVNFSGKPEENVQLRPAKGYWDLGDFLQVTVKVKNTGSHPASLTAQLSSQADRSDTATPTKPIAPGETVDLVVPFIPGTPFKIISVPEQNQLEGKNSWGMESTPGVRYFSHQTNGLILSPVAGQEPSSFEVLAVTAGMPEGDPRPEWLGQRPPVEGEWIKTFEDNFDGTTLDESKWNVYSENHWDKRVGFSKQNVLIGDGQARLRIEKRAGFHNDDPNARATDFATGWLDTYDKWRQTYGYYEVRVKLPTAPSMFPAFWLMPQRGPATWPKYRQASTKDGGMEFDVFEGQSMWGPYRTTFGVHWDDYMKYHKSAGTSAHYNRPDKDGYLTIGMLWLPGHISVYSQGRLQGSWDSPRVGSVPSYLIFDMLPGGFEYDPLDPAKLPADLQIDYVRVWQRKDLMETGKN, encoded by the coding sequence ATGAAGCCCCTCCTTCTCATCCCCGTACTGTGTCTTCCCACCCTGCTTTTGGGCGAGAGTTCCCTCCCGTCTCCGACCACGGAGGCGCCATCGCGGCCTGTGATCGACCTCTCTGCTCCCGGTGCTGACAAGCTTCTGGAGCCGAGTCATGCCTCCCAGGTCCAGGTGCAGCCGGCGACGGACGGAAAAGGTATTGACGTATCCGTTGCCGCCGGGCCTGCGGGTTTTCCTGGAGTGCGTATCGTGCCCTCGACGGGAGCCTTTGATCTTTCCGGCGCTGGCTTTGTCGAGGCACGTGTCACCAATACAGGCTCCGCCATCATCAGTGCCACGCTTCGCATGGATTCCGGGGAGAATAGTGCCAGCGGCTCCGCCTATCTGAAGCCGGGGGAAACAGGCGCGGCCCGGGCGTACTTCGCCTCGCCAGGCAAGGGATCCAATCCGCTCGACGCGGCCAGAATCACGCAAATCCTGATCTTTATCGGCAAGAACGAGACGACGGCACGGGCGTTTCGCATCGACTCTCTCTCGGCGGGAGGTCGGGAGGGCGACACACTGCCGATCAATCCAAACACGGTGCGGGTCAAGCCGCAGGGAGGTGTGATCTTCTCACCCTCCGTGCCGGTCAGTCCCGGCTCCCAGCTCACTGGGCGCAATGGAGCAAAGGCCGAGGTGACTGGCAACAAGACGATAGGGGTGAATTTTTCCGGCAAGCCGGAGGAGAATGTGCAACTCCGGCCTGCGAAGGGATACTGGGATCTGGGGGACTTTCTTCAGGTGACGGTGAAGGTCAAGAACACCGGTTCTCATCCGGCGTCGCTCACAGCCCAGCTTTCGAGTCAGGCCGACAGATCGGATACGGCTACGCCGACGAAGCCCATTGCGCCTGGTGAAACGGTGGATTTGGTGGTTCCTTTTATCCCGGGCACACCTTTCAAGATCATTTCGGTTCCTGAGCAGAATCAGCTCGAAGGGAAGAATAGCTGGGGCATGGAGTCGACACCCGGCGTTCGCTACTTCAGCCATCAAACAAATGGACTGATCCTCAGTCCGGTCGCCGGGCAGGAGCCATCGTCCTTCGAAGTGCTGGCCGTGACCGCTGGCATGCCCGAGGGCGACCCGCGTCCGGAATGGCTGGGTCAGCGCCCTCCCGTGGAAGGGGAATGGATCAAGACCTTTGAGGACAATTTCGATGGCACGACTCTCGATGAATCGAAGTGGAATGTTTATTCAGAGAATCACTGGGACAAGCGCGTCGGTTTCTCGAAGCAAAATGTCCTCATCGGCGATGGCCAGGCCCGCTTGCGCATTGAAAAGCGGGCTGGCTTTCATAATGACGATCCAAACGCCCGCGCGACGGACTTTGCTACGGGATGGCTCGATACCTATGACAAATGGCGGCAGACCTATGGATATTACGAGGTGCGGGTGAAACTACCCACTGCGCCGAGTATGTTCCCGGCATTCTGGCTCATGCCGCAGCGTGGCCCGGCAACGTGGCCGAAGTATCGTCAGGCTAGCACCAAGGATGGAGGCATGGAGTTCGACGTCTTCGAGGGGCAGTCGATGTGGGGGCCATACCGGACCACCTTTGGCGTTCACTGGGACGACTACATGAAGTACCACAAGAGCGCAGGCACCTCAGCCCACTACAATCGCCCCGACAAGGATGGATATCTCACCATTGGCATGCTGTGGCTGCCGGGGCATATCTCGGTATATTCCCAAGGGCGGCTCCAGGGGAGCTGGGACTCTCCGCGTGTGGGTTCCGTCCCTTCTTACCTGATCTTTGACATGCTGCCGGGGGGATTTGAATACGATCCACTCGATCCGGCGAAGCTCCCGGCCGACCTTCAGATCGACTATGTGCGCGTATGGCAGCGGAAGGATCTCATGGAGACCGGAAAGAACTAG
- a CDS encoding glycoside hydrolase family 5 protein, with translation MKTHSYLRGTNISHWLSQSARRGEDRRAWFTPEDIRIITDFGFDHIRLPVDEEQMWDEEGNQENEAFDLLENAIDWATAEGLGVILDLHILRGHSFGQMTEPKLFTDPDEEAHFAGMWRQLSSRLSSHSTDTLAYELMNEPVADNPADWNRVAAAAMRLVREREPERTILIGSNRWNSVFTLHELDLPDTRDTIITFHYYHPMLITHHRAGWSQEGRMYDGPIQYPGRPIADEHLPMVRPPEPTKFGALDFAELNKPFTRANMVADFAGAIEVSRKTGCPLYCGEFGVVNYAPMPVREAWYRDIISVFEEYGIGWANWDYKGLFGVVDGDRQSTGIAEAMLGCVVR, from the coding sequence ATGAAAACTCACTCCTACCTCAGAGGCACCAACATTTCCCACTGGCTCAGCCAAAGCGCCCGACGCGGCGAGGACCGCCGCGCGTGGTTCACCCCGGAGGACATCCGCATCATCACCGACTTTGGATTTGATCACATTCGCCTGCCCGTCGACGAGGAGCAGATGTGGGATGAAGAGGGAAACCAGGAGAACGAAGCCTTTGACCTCCTTGAAAATGCCATAGATTGGGCGACAGCGGAAGGTCTCGGCGTGATCCTCGACCTGCATATCCTGCGCGGCCATTCCTTCGGTCAGATGACGGAACCCAAACTCTTCACCGATCCCGACGAAGAGGCGCACTTTGCCGGCATGTGGCGTCAACTATCCTCGCGACTTTCGTCGCACTCGACGGACACGCTCGCCTATGAACTCATGAACGAGCCAGTGGCGGACAACCCCGCCGACTGGAATCGTGTCGCGGCGGCTGCCATGCGTCTCGTGCGCGAGCGTGAACCGGAGCGCACGATCCTCATCGGCTCAAATCGCTGGAACTCGGTCTTTACCCTGCACGAGCTCGACCTGCCGGACACTCGCGACACAATCATCACATTTCACTACTACCATCCGATGCTCATCACCCATCACCGGGCGGGATGGAGCCAGGAAGGGCGGATGTATGACGGTCCCATCCAGTATCCCGGCCGCCCCATCGCCGACGAACACCTGCCCATGGTTCGTCCACCCGAGCCGACCAAGTTTGGCGCGCTGGATTTTGCGGAACTCAACAAACCATTTACCCGCGCAAACATGGTGGCGGATTTTGCCGGAGCCATCGAGGTCTCGCGCAAGACAGGCTGCCCGCTTTATTGTGGAGAGTTTGGCGTGGTGAATTACGCCCCCATGCCGGTACGCGAGGCCTGGTACCGCGACATCATCTCGGTATTTGAGGAGTATGGTATTGGCTGGGCCAACTGGGATTACAAAGGATTGTTTGGCGTCGTCGATGGAGATCGCCAGAGCACAGGCATTGCCGAAGCCATGCTCGGCTGTGTCGTGCGCTGA
- a CDS encoding beta-galactosidase: MRIRFLAILGFPVVLCAQEPLKTDTRPINSFESEPTGITTKDASYATTTEGASDGARALHLTFRTPAPYPAVIFDFDTPQDFRGYGGLAFDVYNPGPNMVAFNTRIDSSTEADGSGNHSRTGRGSIDGGQRATYVIPFGTDPSTLKVKALPGFGAFRSVGSLGKGPFDLSHVVNWQVFLNLPADNRDLIIDNVRLVPGHKEDFSNLVDKYGQYTRETWPGKVTGDQDFAAQSAEEDRDLAAHPVAKDRDIYGGWASGPKLDATGFFRVAKHDDKWTFVDPEGRLFLSFGPTCIGTTDVTTIKGREELFNGLPADDPALKAATTADGVDFLKANLIRKYGSDFTKPWLDRSYIRLLSWGFNTIAAFSSWGSIGNGRVPYTLTVWPSGKHARVTWGTGYVRGMDDPFDPQFAADVAAAVEGQAKRAKDDPFCIGYFVGNEEAWGYHKNDPASHYGLAIGALKAEAKASPAKRAILQQLQEKYRDISALNAAWETSFASWSAMEAPVSLPGILRPKVIADLSAFLSLYAETYFRTVNEAIKQADPNHLYLGCRFAGYSPEVLAAAAKHCDVLSFNIYRDKLSTTEWAILDAYDKPVLIGEFHFGSTDRGVFDTGLFAAADQKSRGVSYDAYIRSVLAHPKFVGAHWFQYADQPATGRAMDGENAGIGFVSITDTPHQEFIDSVRKTNAEIYSYRFQK, encoded by the coding sequence ATGCGAATCCGATTTCTAGCCATCCTGGGCTTTCCGGTGGTGCTCTGCGCCCAGGAGCCGCTCAAGACAGATACCCGCCCGATCAATAGCTTCGAAAGCGAGCCGACCGGTATCACGACAAAAGATGCCAGTTATGCAACAACGACGGAGGGAGCCTCCGACGGGGCCAGGGCATTGCATCTCACCTTTCGCACCCCGGCACCCTATCCGGCAGTCATTTTCGACTTCGACACCCCTCAGGATTTCCGGGGGTATGGTGGACTCGCCTTCGACGTTTACAATCCCGGCCCCAACATGGTCGCCTTCAACACCCGTATCGACAGCTCGACCGAGGCCGATGGAAGCGGAAACCATTCCCGCACGGGACGTGGATCGATCGATGGCGGCCAGCGGGCCACGTATGTCATACCCTTTGGCACCGATCCCTCGACGCTCAAGGTGAAGGCACTGCCGGGTTTTGGCGCATTCCGGAGTGTCGGTTCGCTCGGGAAAGGACCATTTGACCTCAGCCACGTGGTTAACTGGCAGGTCTTTCTCAACCTCCCGGCGGACAATCGGGACCTCATCATCGACAATGTGCGTCTCGTACCAGGGCACAAAGAGGATTTCTCCAACCTCGTTGACAAATACGGCCAATACACGCGCGAAACCTGGCCGGGCAAGGTGACAGGTGATCAGGACTTTGCGGCACAATCGGCAGAGGAGGATCGAGACCTCGCCGCCCATCCCGTCGCAAAGGATCGCGATATTTATGGCGGTTGGGCAAGTGGCCCCAAGCTCGACGCGACAGGGTTTTTCCGTGTGGCAAAACATGACGACAAATGGACATTCGTCGATCCCGAGGGTCGGCTGTTTCTCTCCTTTGGCCCGACTTGCATTGGCACCACCGATGTCACCACGATCAAAGGACGTGAAGAGCTCTTCAATGGCCTGCCTGCCGATGACCCGGCGCTGAAAGCCGCCACCACAGCGGATGGCGTGGACTTTCTCAAAGCCAATCTGATCCGCAAATACGGGTCGGACTTTACCAAGCCCTGGCTGGATCGCTCGTACATCCGTCTGCTCTCCTGGGGATTCAACACCATCGCAGCCTTTTCGTCATGGGGTTCCATCGGGAATGGCCGGGTGCCCTATACATTGACGGTGTGGCCTTCAGGCAAGCATGCCCGGGTGACATGGGGAACGGGGTATGTCCGCGGGATGGATGATCCGTTCGATCCGCAATTTGCCGCAGACGTTGCCGCTGCAGTCGAGGGTCAGGCAAAGCGGGCCAAGGATGACCCATTTTGTATCGGATACTTTGTGGGTAACGAGGAGGCATGGGGCTATCACAAGAATGATCCCGCCAGCCACTACGGCCTGGCAATCGGCGCGCTCAAGGCCGAGGCCAAGGCGTCTCCCGCGAAGCGCGCAATACTCCAGCAGCTGCAAGAAAAGTACCGGGACATCAGCGCTCTGAATGCCGCATGGGAAACTTCCTTTGCCAGCTGGAGCGCAATGGAGGCTCCGGTTTCCCTGCCGGGCATCCTGAGGCCCAAGGTGATCGCGGACCTTTCGGCCTTCCTCTCGCTTTACGCCGAGACGTACTTCCGCACGGTCAACGAGGCAATCAAACAAGCCGACCCCAACCATCTTTACCTGGGATGCCGTTTCGCCGGGTACTCCCCCGAGGTGCTCGCGGCGGCAGCGAAGCACTGCGACGTACTCTCCTTCAATATCTACCGCGACAAACTCAGCACGACGGAGTGGGCAATACTCGATGCCTATGACAAGCCGGTGCTGATCGGAGAGTTTCACTTCGGATCGACCGACCGGGGAGTCTTTGACACCGGCCTGTTCGCCGCAGCCGACCAGAAATCACGAGGCGTGAGCTATGATGCCTACATCCGCAGCGTGCTCGCTCACCCGAAATTTGTCGGTGCACATTGGTTCCAATATGCCGATCAGCCAGCCACGGGTCGTGCCATGGATGGCGAGAACGCGGGCATCGGGTTCGTCTCGATCACAGACACTCCCCACCAGGAGTTCATCGATTCCGTCCGCAAGACCAACGCGGAGATTTATTCCTATCGCTTTCAAAAATGA